GCCTAATTCCTTGCTCCCAGCTAATAATAGTTGCCTCCTTTTTATTGATCTTTTCTGCGAGCTCTTTTCTACTCATTTGGTTGCGTTGGCGTTCTTTTTTTAATAAAATACCGAAATTTTCCCAGCTTCTTTCCATTTTGTTATCTCCAGAAGTCATTATTATATTAATAAAAGTGACAATTTGTCAAATATATTAATATAAAAAATTGACAAATTGTATTAATTATTATATAATTGCTTTGTCAAAACAATTATAAATGTACGAAAAATACATATTGACAACTCGTATAGGAGGTAATGTATAATCTATTGCTCTTCTTTTTAAATTCTTCATAAGGAGGAGTTAAATGAGTACAGTTGCAGCACCAGCGCTTATTACATACGATAGTGTCATTACTACAATATCTGGGTTTGAATATGATAAACAACCTACTGGAGATACTCATATTCCAATAAAAGGTTGTTATCAAGCATTTAGTCAATTGGTAAATGAATATCCCGAATTTTTTCCTGACTTATATTTTTCTGATAGAAGCGGAGTTCCGTATTCAAAGGAACTTGAAGATATATTATTTCAATTAGGAGCTTGGCGCCAAGTACAAGACAATAATCCCGACTTTCTATTTTTTACAATCACCAAAGAAAAAAAGAAATTAATATGGAATGAATACAAAGATATTTATAAATCTAATAAAGCAATTTTGGAGAAATTAACTCAAATCTC
This genomic interval from Candidatus Thorarchaeota archaeon contains the following:
- a CDS encoding helix-turn-helix domain-containing protein — its product is MERSWENFGILLKKERQRNQMSRKELAEKINKKEATIISWEQGIR